In Longimicrobium sp., the genomic stretch TTTCGGAGTTAGAGCACTGGCCGTTCGCGATCTTGGACTGCGGGATGCGGAGGATGCGGAGATCTTCGCGGCAGCTAAGGCAGCGGACGTGGCGGTGATGACAAAGGACAGCGACTTCGTCCAGTTGCTCAACCGCTTCGGTCCCCCTCCACAGATCGCGTGGCTTCGGAGTGGAAATACGTCGAACACACGATTGAAACAGCTGCTCCTGCAGACCTTCCCCGAGGTGCTGCGAGTGCTCGAATCCGGCGAGCCGCTGGTCGAAATAGGGGACGCTTGGTAGAGTGAACGAGGCAGGCGCGATTCGGACGATGATCCGTAACCGCGTGTGAGCAGGTGAA encodes the following:
- a CDS encoding DUF5615 family PIN-like protein, whose protein sequence is MILWLDAQISPTVALWLRSRFGVRALAVRDLGLRDAEDAEIFAAAKAADVAVMTKDSDFVQLLNRFGPPPQIAWLRSGNTSNTRLKQLLLQTFPEVLRVLESGEPLVEIGDAW